ACCGACGGTCCACTGGCGCTGAGCGTGGATGTCAGTGGGGTCAACGAGCTGCGGCTGGTGGTCACCGACGCCGGCGACGGCCTCAACTACGACCACGCCGACTGGGCGGGCGCCAGGGTCACGTGTTCGGGCAGCGGCGACACGACCCCGCCTCCCGCACCCGCTGGGCTGACGGCCAGCGCGACCGGCGTCGGCATCACGTTGGGCTGGGGCGCCGCCGCAGCCCCCGACCTCGCGGGCTACCGGCTGGAGCGCGCGCCCACACCGCAAGGGCCGTTCCTGGCGGTGACACCCCAGCTCCTGACGGTCACCACCTTTGAGGACACCTTCGCGCCGGAGGGGGTCACCTCGCATTACCGGGTGGTTGCGGTGGACACCAGCGGCAACGCCTCGGCGGCGGCGACGGGCAGCGCGGCGCGGCCCCCCGCTCCGGCGGCGAACAGCCTGACCTATGCGCCGGTCGCCAGCCAGCCCTACGGGGTCTCGGAGGCACAGGGCCGCACCGTGAACGGCAAGGTGTACACCTTCGGGGGCTTCGACAGCCTCAAGGGCTGCTGCACGCCGACCGACCGCGCCTACGTCTACGAACCCGCCGCGAACACCTGGACCCCGCTGCCGCCCATGCCCGACAGGGGCGCGACCCACGCGGGCATGACCACCGACGGGGTGAACATCTATTACGCGGGCGGCTACGTGGCGAATGCCGCGTGGACCGGGCAGGTTTTCGGCACCCGCGCTGCCTGGCGCTTCGAGATCGCCAGCAGGCGATATGTCCGCCTGCCCGATCTGCCGGTCGAGCGCGCCGGGGGGCAGCTCGAATACCTGAATGGCAAGCTGCACTATTTCGGCGGCACCAACCTGGCGCGTACCCAGGATGTCGGTGACCATTACGTGCTCGATCTTGCCGCTGGAGCGCCAAGCTGGACCGCCGCCGCGCCGCTGCCCAACCCCCGGCACCACATGGGGTCGGCGGTGCTGGGGGGCCGGATCTACGCCGTGGGCGGCCAGC
This window of the Deinococcus budaensis genome carries:
- a CDS encoding Kelch repeat-containing protein; amino-acid sequence: TDGPLALSVDVSGVNELRLVVTDAGDGLNYDHADWAGARVTCSGSGDTTPPPAPAGLTASATGVGITLGWGAAAAPDLAGYRLERAPTPQGPFLAVTPQLLTVTTFEDTFAPEGVTSHYRVVAVDTSGNASAAATGSAARPPAPAANSLTYAPVASQPYGVSEAQGRTVNGKVYTFGGFDSLKGCCTPTDRAYVYEPAANTWTPLPPMPDRGATHAGMTTDGVNIYYAGGYVANAAWTGQVFGTRAAWRFEIASRRYVRLPDLPVERAGGQLEYLNGKLHYFGGTNLARTQDVGDHYVLDLAAGAPSWTAAAPLPNPRHHMGSAVLGGRIYAVGGQHGHDGSLVTQASVHAYDPATNTWTARRDLPSARGHISSSTFVLGGRLVVAGGEQAHGQPIAAVNAYDPATDTWAALTPLPAARASGVAGPLGNGFVYVTGNSSRSGWRAVPVLP